The following proteins are encoded in a genomic region of Bacillus sp. Marseille-Q1617:
- a CDS encoding 3-oxoacid CoA-transferase subunit A, which yields MCGHLNKICSYETIEHLFQDNMTLMFGGFGGVGSPPTIINSILEWRIKDLTIIGNDTGFPHIGIGQLVADNRVKKVIASHIGSNPIAGSLMSEGKLEVEFSPQGILAERIRAGGVGLKGIITEIGIDDPYLNKGKKIIEVEGNPYMFESALTSQVGIVFAKKADPFGNLVYDKSARNTNPLVAMASDITIVEAEEIVETGELDPEEVVTSGVFVDHIVLSKGVDWKWIWE from the coding sequence ATGTGTGGACATCTAAATAAAATATGCAGCTATGAGACGATCGAGCATCTGTTCCAGGATAACATGACTTTAATGTTTGGCGGGTTTGGAGGAGTCGGTTCGCCGCCGACCATCATTAATAGCATCCTGGAGTGGAGGATAAAAGATTTGACGATCATCGGCAACGATACTGGTTTTCCCCATATAGGGATCGGTCAGCTGGTTGCGGATAACAGAGTGAAAAAAGTGATAGCCTCTCATATCGGTTCGAACCCGATTGCCGGAAGCTTAATGAGTGAAGGGAAGCTTGAAGTGGAGTTTTCTCCCCAGGGAATTCTTGCTGAACGGATCAGGGCTGGCGGTGTTGGGTTGAAAGGAATCATAACTGAGATAGGGATAGATGATCCTTACTTAAATAAAGGGAAGAAAATAATTGAGGTTGAAGGAAACCCGTATATGTTTGAATCCGCATTGACCTCTCAAGTAGGAATCGTGTTCGCCAAAAAAGCTGATCCTTTTGGAAATCTTGTATATGACAAAAGTGCAAGAAATACAAATCCCTTGGTGGCCATGGCTTCTGATATCACCATAGTGGAAGCTGAGGAAATCGTTGAGACTGGAGAGCTGGATCCAGAAGAGGTGGTGACCTCCGGAGTATTTGTTGATCATATTGTTCTTTCTAAAGGAGTCGACTGGAAATGGATATGGGAATAA